One Setaria italica strain Yugu1 chromosome I, Setaria_italica_v2.0, whole genome shotgun sequence DNA window includes the following coding sequences:
- the LOC101770735 gene encoding serine/threonine-protein kinase STY17: MDGAAKKMTRTISRQLSSGAAKLWRQLSLDPHTPRRGGGPGGVGAGPTRFAIARQSSLDPTPRGGPDGSSAHQQLAVPENLDATMRLLFSACQGDAGGVEELLRGGVDVDSIDLDGRTALHIAACEGQGEVVRLLLDWKANINARDRWGSTPAADAKHYGHFEVYNLLRARGAKVPKTKKTPMAVSNPKQVPAYELNPLELEFRRGEEVTKGTYLAKWYGSKVFVKILDKDSFSDADSINAFEHELTLLEKARHPNLVQFVGAVTQNVPMMIVSEYHQKGDLASYLEIKGRLKPYKAIRFALDIARGLNYLHECKPEPIIHGNLSPKNIVRDDEGQLKVAGFGSLSLIKVSGDKLQMAQPTTQLDSVYTAPEMYRNEPFDRSVDVFAFGLVLYEMIEGTPFHPKPQEEAAKMICLEGLRPQFKNKPKYYPNDVKELIQECWDPTPSVRPTFAEIIVRLNKIHASCAKPARWRDTFKLPWKHAEER; encoded by the exons ATGGACGGGGCGGCGAAGAAGATGACGCGGACCATCTCGCGGCAGCTCTCGTCGGGGGCGGCGAAGCTGTGGCGCCAGCTATCGCTGGACCCGCACaccccgcggcgcggcggcgggccggggggCGTCGGGGCGGGGCCGACGCGGTTCGCGATCGCGAGGCAGTCGTCGCTCGACCCGACGCCGCGGGGTGGGCCGGACGGGTCGTCGGCGCACCAGCAGCTCGCGGTGCCGGAGAACCTGGACGCCACGATGCGGCTGCTCTTCTCGGCGTGCCAGGGGGACGCAGGCGgggtggaggagctgctcaGGGGCGGGGTGGACGTCGACAGCATCGACCTCGACGGGCGAACGGCGCTGCACATCGCCGCATGCGAGGGGCAGGGGGAGGTCGTGCGCCTGCTGCTCGACTGGAAGGCCAACATCAACGCCCGCGACCGCTGGGGAAGCACG CCGGCGGCAGACGCAAAACATTACGGCCATTTTGAAGTATATAACCTTCTGAGAGCACGAGGAGCAAAAGTTCCG AAAACCAAAAAGACTCCAATGGCCGTGTCAAATCCTAAACAGGTTCCAGCGTATGAGCTGAACCCACTTGAACTTGAGTTCCGAAGAGGGGAGGAGGTCACAAAG GGTACCTATCTGGCGAAATGGTATGGCTCAAAAGTGTTTGTTAAGATACTTGACAAAGACAGCTTCTCGGATGCAGATAGCAT AAATGCATTCGAACACGAGCTTACCTTACTTGAAAAAGCACGGCATCCCAATTTGGTCCAATTTGTGGGAGCTGTCACACAAAATGTACCAATGATGATTGTTTCCGAGTACCATCAGAAA GGTGATTTAGCAAGTTATCTTGAGATCAAAGGTCGCCTGAAGCCTTACAAAGCTATAAGATTTGCTCTTGACATTGCAAG GGGACTGAATTATCTCCACGAGTGCAAGCCTGAGCCAATCATTCATGGCAATTTGTCACCAAA AAACATCGTGCGGGATGATGAAGGACAACTTAAGGTTGCTGGTTTTGGATCACTGAGTTTGATTAAAGTCTCCGGAGATAAACTACAAATGGCTCAGCCAACGACACAGCTAGACA GTGTATACACTGCTCCAGAGATGTACAGAAACGAACCATTTGACAGAAGTGTAGATGTATTTGCATTTGGTCTCGTTCTTTACGAG ATGATCGAAGGTACTCCTTTTCACCCGAAGCCACAAGAGGAGGCAGCTAAGATGATTTGTTTGGAGGGGCTGAGACCACAATTCAAGAATAAACCCAAATACTATCCCAATGATGTGAAAGA GCTGATTCAAGAATGCTGGGATCCAACGCCTTCTGTCAGGCCGACATTCGCAGAGATAATTGTGCGGCTGAATAAGATACACGCAAGCTGTGCTAAGCCAGCTCGCTGGAGAGACACCTTCAAGCTTCCATG GAAACATGCTGAAGAAAGGTAG
- the LOC101770330 gene encoding mitochondrial proton/calcium exchanger protein translates to MASRAITRRRKYLLDHVNTPILSSSSTFQHGRTGLEAEPRIAQRYLERSSGDSNSEKEQYSVNLTKRNLAGLANGFLRRPAHGIAFSYCGIGRNDFGLPFGARSMLQSLRASSTATAGQPKLDIGDEQSEDQKQNTKKKEASPEECDQAVEGLSNAKAKAKAKHVPESLKTSQSVIQKFWARLLGIGPALRAVASMSRADWAAKLKHWKDEFVSTLQHYWLGTKLLWADVRISSRLLVKLASGKCLSRRERRQLTRTTADIFRLVPFAVFILVPFMEFLLPVFLKLFPNMLPSTFQDKMKEEEALKRKLKARMEYAKFLQDTAKEMAKEVQTSRSGDIKQTAEDLDEFLNKVRRGERVSNDEILSFAKLFNDELTLDNMSRPRLVNMCKYMGIRPFGTDNYLRFMLRKKLQDIKKDDKMIQAEGVESLSEEELRQACRERGLLGLLSTEEMRQQLQDWLDLSLNHSVPSSLLILSRAFTVSGKVKPEEAVVATISSLPDEVVDTVGTVLPSEDSVSERRRKLEFLEMQEELIKEEEKKKEKEEKAKQEKEEKAKLKKPDGASEDLALKEMTEATVREEEELQKAKQSDKEKLCNISRALAVLASASSVSKERQEFLGLVNKEIELYNSMLEKEGTEGKEEAKRAYIAASEESDHHAEAAAEEKVSSALIEKVDAMLQKLEKEIDDVDAQIGNRWQLLDRDHDGKVTAEEVAAAAAYLKDTIGKEGVQELISNLSKDKEGKILVEDIVKLASQTENNEEEEEARQ, encoded by the exons ATGGCTTCACGAGCAATCACTAGGAGAAGGAAATATCTTTTGGATCATGTTAACACACCTATCCTCTCATCTTCCTCTACCTTCCAACATGGAAGAACTGGTTTGGAGGCTGAGCCAAGAATAGCACAGCGATATCTGGAGCGAAGCTCTGGGGATTCAAACTCTGAGAAGGAGCAATATAGTGTGAACTTGACTAAGAGGAATTTGGCAGGTCTTGCTAATGGGTTTCTGCGACGCCCAGCTCATGGGATAGCTTTTTCTTATTGTGGAATTGGAAGGAATGACTTTGGGCTGCCGTTTGGAGCTAGATCTATGCTGCAGTCACTCCGCGCATCATCAACTGCAACTGCAGGGCAACCTAAGTTGGATATTGGTGATGAACAGAGTGAGGATCAAAAGCAAAATACAAAGAAAAAAGAGGCATCCCCAGAAGAATGTGATCAGGCTGTGGAAGGTCTTAGCAATGCAAAAGCTAAAGCCAAAGCTAAGCATGTACCAGAATCTCTGAAGACTAGCCAATCAGTTATACAGAAATTCTGGGCAAGGCTTCTGGGTATTGGCCCTGCTCTCCGAGCTGTTGCTTCGATGAGCAG GGCTGATTGGGCTGCAAAGCTTAAGCACTGGAAGGATGAATTTGTTTCTACACTGCAGCATTATTGGTTAGGGACAAAACTACTCTGGGCGGATGTTAGGATCTCATCAAGATTGCTGGTGAAACTTGCTAGTGGAAAATGCCTTTCTAGAAGAGAGAGGCGACAGCTGACACGCACAACAGCTGATATCTTCAGGCTGGTACCATTTGCTGTGTTCATACTTGTTCCTTTCATGGAATTCTTACTGCCAGTGTTCCTCAAGTTATTTCCAAACATGCTTCCATCAACTTTCCAGGACAAAATGAAAGAAGAG GAAGCATTGAAAAGGAAACTAAAAGCAAGGATGGAATATGCAAAGTTTTTGCAAGATACAGCAAAAGAAATGGCAAAAGAAGTTCAAACATCACGTAGTGGAGACATAAAACAGACAGCTGAAGATCTAGACGAGTTTTTGAACAAG GTTAGGAGAGGTGAACGTGTCTCCAATGATGAAATCTTGAGCTTTGCGAAGCTTTTCAATGATGAACTTACTTTGGATAATATGAGCAG ACCACGCTTGGTAAATATGTGCAAATATATGGGTATCCGACCTTTTGGTACCGACAACTACTTGAGGTTCATGCTTCGCAAAAAACTGCAAGA CATTAAGAAGGATGATAAGATGATTCAAGCTGAGGGTGTTGAGTCTCTTTCTGAAGAGGAGCTTCGGCAAGCCTGCCGGGAACGTGGTCTCCTAGGTTTGCTGTCAACCGAAGAGATGCGACAACAG CTCCAAGACTGGTTGGATCTCTCACTAAATCATTCTGTGCCATCTTCACTTCTCATACTTTCAAG AGCTTTTACTGTATCTGGGAAAGTGAAACCTGAGGAGGCTGTTGTAGCAACAATATCTTCACTACCAGATGAAGTTGTGGATACAGTTGGGACAGTACTGCCATCTGAAGATTCTGTTTCAGAGAGGAGGAGAAAACTGGAATTCCTTGAGATGCAGGAAGAACTTATCAAG gaggaagagaaaaagaaggagaaagaagaaaaagcaaaacaagagaaagaagagaagGCAAAGCTCAAAAAACCAGATGGTGCCTCTGAAGATTTAGCTTTGAAGGAAATGACTGAAGCTACTGttagggaagaagaagaactgCAAAAGGCAAAACAGTCTGACAAGGAAAAACTCTGCAATATTAGCCGAGCATTGGCTGTGCTCGCATCTGCATCT TCTGTAAGCAAGGAGCGCCAAGAGTTCCTGGGCCTTGTCAACAAGGAG ATAGAACTATATAACTCCATGCTCGAAAAGGAGGGCACAGAGGGCAAAGAAGAAGCTAAGAGAGCATACATAGCTGCTAGTGAGGAGTCAGACCACCATGCTGAGGCTGCTGCCGAAGAAAAGGTCTCATCAGCACTGATTGAGAAG GTTGATGCTATGCTTCAAAAATTAGAAAAGGAGATCGATGATGTGGACGCACAAATAGGAAACCGTTGGCAACTGCTTGATAG GGACCATGATGGCAAGGTAACCGCTGAAgaggtggcggcagcagcggcctaTCTCAAGGACACCATAGGAAAGGAAGGAGTCCaagagctcatcagcaacctttCTAAAGACAAAG AAGGAAAGATCCTTGTCGAAGACATTGTGAAGCTAGCATCACAAACAGAGAAcaatgaagaggaagaggaagcacgGCAGTAG